The proteins below are encoded in one region of Gemmatimonadota bacterium:
- a CDS encoding FKBP-type peptidyl-prolyl cis-trans isomerase, with amino-acid sequence MAQAETGDRVLIYYKGILEDGTIAEGTPENEPFEFTVGDESVKDIFTRLVNGLEEGDSRTVILSPEDAFGPYNPDFVIEVARSKFPPDALLEKGMRMEVQSDPNGTPVEVSVKEITSQTVTLDGNHPFAGEEITMTIQLLEIVV; translated from the coding sequence ATGGCACAAGCAGAAACAGGCGACCGCGTCCTGATTTATTACAAGGGAATCTTGGAAGACGGAACCATAGCCGAAGGCACGCCCGAGAATGAACCATTTGAATTTACAGTGGGAGACGAATCTGTAAAAGACATATTCACGCGTCTTGTAAACGGCCTGGAAGAAGGCGATTCTCGCACGGTGATCCTATCCCCAGAAGATGCGTTTGGTCCCTATAATCCCGACTTTGTAATCGAAGTTGCGCGATCGAAATTTCCTCCCGATGCACTTCTCGAAAAGGGAATGCGTATGGAAGTACAATCCGACCCCAATGGCACACCCGTCGAAGTATCTGTAAAAGAAATAACATCCCAAACCGTGACATTAGACGGCAACCATCCCTTTGCGGGAGAAGAAATTACTATGACGATTCAATTGTTAGAGATAGTAGTATGA
- a CDS encoding PorV/PorQ family protein codes for MKRIVYGIFIATCCLFSAEASASAHKAGFVLLREGVGARAAAMGEAQTAVVGEQTAAFWNPAGVAAMQGKHFILAHHRSFQGIKQGYGGWAYGNNRRGLALSLGVYGAGGLEARREPTATPAGTFSVYDLNAGLSYAQKIGQRIYVGFSVRALHENIGPESAWGMSADGGVLYRLSENLMMGMSYRNLGRMAQLDQERTPLPRVFRMGTAWFWRTWIATADFRLPAAGNKGANFGLEYGIMGRLFLRGGIQTGHDTRMLSFGMGITRRNWRVDYAFVPTSQGLGDSHRIAVGIR; via the coding sequence GTGAAGCGCATTGTTTATGGCATTTTTATTGCGACATGTTGCCTATTTTCCGCTGAGGCCAGCGCTTCGGCGCACAAAGCCGGTTTTGTGCTGTTGCGCGAGGGAGTTGGTGCGCGTGCTGCTGCGATGGGCGAGGCGCAGACCGCTGTGGTAGGTGAGCAGACTGCTGCGTTTTGGAATCCGGCAGGTGTGGCGGCTATGCAGGGCAAACATTTTATTCTGGCGCACCACCGATCGTTTCAGGGGATCAAGCAGGGGTATGGCGGCTGGGCCTATGGTAATAATAGGCGCGGTCTTGCGCTGAGTTTAGGCGTTTATGGGGCTGGGGGATTGGAAGCGCGACGGGAGCCGACTGCAACGCCTGCGGGCACGTTTAGCGTTTACGATCTCAATGCAGGGCTATCTTATGCACAGAAGATAGGGCAGCGAATTTATGTGGGGTTTTCGGTTCGGGCATTGCATGAAAATATCGGGCCAGAGAGTGCGTGGGGGATGAGTGCAGATGGGGGCGTGTTGTATCGCCTGTCTGAGAACTTGATGATGGGGATGTCGTATCGAAATTTGGGACGGATGGCGCAGTTAGACCAGGAGCGTACCCCTTTGCCCCGGGTGTTTCGCATGGGGACAGCGTGGTTCTGGCGCACATGGATAGCAACAGCCGATTTTCGTCTGCCAGCAGCGGGCAACAAGGGTGCAAATTTTGGTTTGGAATACGGGATAATGGGCAGGTTGTTTTTGCGCGGTGGGATTCAAACCGGACACGATACGCGCATGCTGTCGTTTGGAATGGGTATTACGCGGCGCAACTGGCGGGTGGATTACGCTTTTGTGCCCACATCACAGGGGTTGGGCGATTCGCATCGGATTGCTGTGGGGATAAGGTGA
- a CDS encoding site-2 protease family protein — MSDDLNGNRYFSTQTALPRTQENLRLHVGLFLATAYTTTVAGMFMSPQLASMPVIDDWRILIDPRYLVYGLPFSATLLIILGIHEMGHYVTSRRWDVRASLPYFIPFPSFIGTLGAVIKLRSQIPNRRALMDIGASGPIAGFVMSVIALSAGLHMSEVIEVRDIPEGSLALGDSLLSGWLGISLIGDLPEGYDVMLHPVAFAGWLGLFVTVLNLLPMGQFDGGHIVYAIFGGKHRLISRATMVGLALMWLLAPPYHWWDAESMFKTWYDSRWVGWLVWLGLAALVGRHHPPLANPDVELDPARRWIGYASLAIFVLCFIPDPIQIY, encoded by the coding sequence GTGTCAGACGATTTGAATGGTAATCGATATTTTTCCACGCAGACGGCTTTGCCCAGGACGCAGGAGAATTTGAGATTACATGTTGGGCTGTTTTTGGCAACTGCGTACACGACGACGGTGGCGGGTATGTTCATGTCGCCACAATTGGCCTCTATGCCCGTGATTGATGACTGGCGCATTTTGATTGATCCGCGTTATCTGGTCTATGGCTTGCCGTTTTCCGCGACATTGTTGATCATCCTGGGCATACACGAGATGGGGCATTATGTGACTTCGCGCCGCTGGGACGTGCGCGCTTCATTGCCCTATTTTATTCCCTTTCCATCGTTTATAGGCACTCTGGGCGCAGTGATCAAGTTGCGATCTCAAATTCCGAACCGCCGGGCACTTATGGATATTGGTGCGTCTGGACCTATTGCCGGGTTTGTGATGTCTGTGATTGCGCTGAGTGCTGGTCTGCACATGTCGGAAGTAATTGAAGTGCGCGATATACCGGAAGGCTCACTTGCCCTGGGTGATTCCCTATTGTCGGGCTGGTTGGGCATAAGCCTTATAGGTGATCTGCCCGAGGGTTATGATGTGATGCTACATCCGGTGGCTTTTGCTGGCTGGTTGGGGTTGTTTGTGACGGTGTTGAATTTGTTGCCGATGGGACAATTTGATGGCGGGCATATTGTCTATGCGATTTTTGGTGGGAAACACCGGTTAATTTCTCGGGCGACAATGGTGGGGTTGGCATTGATGTGGTTATTGGCACCGCCTTACCACTGGTGGGACGCAGAATCTATGTTTAAGACCTGGTATGATTCCCGCTGGGTCGGTTGGTTGGTGTGGTTGGGATTGGCTGCGCTGGTGGGGCGACATCATCCGCCGCTTGCAAATCCCGATGTTGAACTGGATCCCGCCCGGCGATGGATTGGGTACGCGTCGCTGGCTATTTTTGTATTGTGTTTTATTCCCGATCCAATTCAGATTTATTGA
- a CDS encoding divergent polysaccharide deacetylase family protein, which translates to MAKRLSEKRPLEMARKRRSFRLWVVPCVIVILIAGGLATYFWLPRSYFWRLRSYFWRPQSVEYALPIEETPRWKAGPDDIVAFADTMVVRAKEVLIGLGVPSEVIVEVRLSKGEVRWEVQAKVPDALPLAVCNLSLTHLAHELGGAVIEGSEDRQGNKLWLRVGLNDKQTNLFRFEQNKELERLAGRIAIVIDDFGYQEQDLILSFCELPQPITFSIFPGEKHTAWIAQQAIEKNHGVMVHLPMEPIGYSERDPGPNAIFSDYAPEKIAELTQNALASVPHATGMNNHMGSRLTQNFEAMKAVLRVVQRWNFFFLDSVTSPESVAYAIARDMGIPSGRNAMFLDIVEDEEAVVKRLNRLAARARHEGTVIGIGHAKPNTLHALQRVLPELADQGFVFLLAEEAVKEVGSEE; encoded by the coding sequence ATGGCGAAACGTTTGTCCGAAAAAAGACCATTGGAAATGGCTCGCAAGCGGCGATCTTTTCGGTTATGGGTTGTGCCCTGTGTTATCGTAATCCTGATCGCCGGTGGACTGGCTACCTATTTTTGGCTGCCGCGATCGTATTTTTGGCGACTACGGTCATATTTTTGGCGACCACAGTCGGTCGAATATGCACTTCCCATTGAAGAGACACCAAGATGGAAAGCCGGTCCAGATGATATTGTCGCATTTGCCGATACAATGGTTGTGAGAGCAAAAGAGGTGTTGATCGGGCTGGGCGTTCCCTCCGAAGTGATTGTGGAGGTGCGTTTGTCCAAAGGCGAAGTGCGTTGGGAAGTGCAGGCGAAAGTACCCGATGCTCTGCCACTGGCTGTTTGCAATCTGTCTTTGACCCATCTGGCGCATGAATTGGGTGGGGCAGTCATTGAAGGTAGCGAAGACCGACAGGGTAATAAGTTGTGGCTTCGCGTGGGTTTGAATGATAAGCAGACCAATTTGTTCAGGTTTGAGCAGAATAAAGAACTCGAGCGCCTCGCGGGACGCATTGCCATTGTGATCGATGATTTTGGATATCAGGAGCAGGATTTGATTCTGTCTTTTTGTGAGTTGCCACAGCCAATTACGTTTTCGATTTTTCCCGGGGAGAAGCATACGGCCTGGATAGCACAACAGGCGATTGAGAAAAATCACGGCGTGATGGTTCATTTGCCTATGGAGCCGATAGGCTATTCAGAGCGCGATCCAGGGCCCAATGCGATTTTTTCTGATTACGCGCCGGAAAAGATCGCGGAGTTGACTCAGAATGCTCTCGCATCCGTGCCCCATGCAACGGGGATGAACAATCACATGGGGTCTCGCTTAACACAAAATTTTGAAGCGATGAAAGCGGTGTTGCGAGTCGTGCAAAGATGGAATTTCTTTTTTCTCGATAGTGTAACGTCACCCGAATCTGTGGCTTATGCAATTGCGCGGGATATGGGTATTCCCAGTGGTCGAAATGCGATGTTTTTGGATATTGTCGAAGATGAGGAAGCAGTGGTCAAGCGGCTCAACAGGCTCGCTGCACGCGCACGGCATGAAGGCACGGTGATTGGTATTGGGCATGCAAAACCCAATACACTACATGCACTACAACGGGTGTTACCCGAGTTGGCAGATCAGGGGTTTGTATTTCTGCTGGCTGAAGAAGCGGTGAAAGAAGTGGGAAGTGAGGAGTGA
- the tgt gene encoding tRNA guanosine(34) transglycosylase Tgt, giving the protein MDVDGFRFEVVATDAGTQARAGVLHTPHGTVETPVFMPVGTLGTVKTLSQQELRDLDARIILGNTYHLYLRPGMDLMDEAGGLHRFMNWDRAILTDSGGFQVHSLADLNKITEEGVLFQSHIDGSTHLFTPEKVIEIEHVLGADIAMMFDECTPYPSSRDYAQAAGERTVRWAKQCLDAYDGYGRKSLAGHAQALFGIVQGSTYRDLRERFTEETVALNFPGYAIGGTCVGEPKDDTWEAISTVVSILPADRPHYMMGSGTPEDLIQGVMRGIDMFDCVMPTRNARNGMVFTQRGKLSIRAARHAREFEPLDPGCACYACRNYTRAYIRHLHHTREMLGLRLSTVHNVHFYLNLMRQMRKAIIEGEFAQWQRAFLNFYKGN; this is encoded by the coding sequence ATCGACGTTGATGGTTTCCGGTTTGAGGTGGTTGCTACCGACGCCGGAACACAAGCGCGTGCAGGGGTTCTCCACACGCCGCATGGGACTGTGGAAACCCCAGTTTTTATGCCGGTGGGTACACTGGGCACGGTTAAGACGCTTTCGCAGCAAGAGTTGCGAGATTTAGATGCGCGTATTATTCTGGGCAATACATACCATCTTTATTTGCGTCCGGGTATGGATCTGATGGATGAGGCAGGTGGTTTGCACAGATTTATGAACTGGGATCGGGCGATTTTGACGGATAGCGGCGGATTTCAGGTGCATAGTTTGGCAGATTTGAATAAAATTACCGAAGAAGGAGTGCTGTTTCAGTCGCATATTGATGGATCAACGCATCTGTTTACGCCAGAGAAGGTGATTGAGATAGAGCATGTGCTCGGCGCAGATATTGCGATGATGTTTGATGAATGTACGCCGTATCCCAGTTCGCGGGATTACGCACAGGCAGCGGGCGAACGCACGGTGCGTTGGGCAAAGCAGTGTTTGGATGCTTATGATGGATATGGACGAAAGAGTTTGGCGGGGCACGCGCAGGCTTTGTTTGGCATTGTGCAGGGGAGTACGTATCGCGATTTGCGCGAGCGTTTTACCGAGGAAACAGTTGCGCTCAATTTTCCGGGTTACGCGATAGGAGGTACATGTGTAGGCGAGCCGAAGGACGATACCTGGGAAGCGATTTCAACTGTGGTATCTATTTTGCCCGCGGATCGTCCTCATTATATGATGGGCAGTGGAACACCCGAAGATTTGATTCAGGGTGTGATGCGCGGTATTGATATGTTTGATTGTGTGATGCCAACGCGCAATGCGCGCAATGGGATGGTGTTTACTCAACGCGGAAAATTATCCATTCGCGCGGCGCGTCATGCCCGGGAGTTTGAGCCTCTTGATCCGGGATGTGCGTGTTATGCGTGTCGAAATTACACACGGGCGTACATTCGGCATTTGCATCACACGCGAGAGATGTTGGGGTTGCGGTTATCTACAGTTCACAATGTGCATTTTTATTTGAATTTGATGCGGCAGATGCGAAAGGCAATTATCGAGGGTGAATTTGCACAATGGCAGAGGGCCTTCTTAAACTTTTACAAAGGAAATTAA
- the yajC gene encoding preprotein translocase subunit YajC translates to MEKFKRERVVAVFKKWGAELLLGVFGVLLFTGKTFAFGGGQPAPEGAEAPSMLVTMFPFILMFVILYLLIIRPQQKKQRDHQRMVDELKKGDRVVTSGGMHGTITGIKEQEGILIVQVAKEVQIEVSRGSISRVDERKAKK, encoded by the coding sequence ATGGAGAAATTCAAGCGTGAGCGCGTGGTGGCAGTATTCAAAAAGTGGGGGGCTGAACTTCTTTTAGGGGTGTTTGGTGTTTTGTTGTTTACGGGTAAAACCTTTGCTTTTGGTGGAGGACAGCCCGCGCCAGAAGGTGCCGAGGCTCCCAGTATGCTGGTGACGATGTTTCCGTTTATTCTGATGTTTGTGATTCTGTATCTTCTGATTATTCGTCCGCAACAAAAAAAACAAAGAGACCATCAGAGGATGGTTGATGAATTAAAAAAAGGTGACCGCGTTGTGACTTCGGGTGGGATGCATGGGACTATTACGGGGATTAAGGAGCAAGAGGGTATTTTGATCGTGCAGGTCGCCAAAGAGGTGCAGATTGAGGTGTCGCGGGGGTCTATTTCGAGGGTGGATGAGCGCAAGGCGAAGAAATAG
- the fmt gene encoding methionyl-tRNA formyltransferase, whose amino-acid sequence MRVVFMGTPDFAVPSLAGVAQSGHDLVGVVTRPDRPRGRGQKMQPTDVKAVVASLGLDVPVLQPESLRDEIFHAQLQALEPDLFAVVAFLILPRSVLAIPKLGSVNVHPSLLPKYRGAAPIQWAIINGETETGVTIFQLSPRVDAGDILIRQRVAIGEDETAGELYERLKMKGAELLIRAIDGMADGSVISVPQTGEGVSLAPKLEKEDGELDWAKGAEDIRNLIRGTNPFPGAFTLWRNKLLKVHRATVDTGQGEAGIVIGADGKRGLVVGTGEGVLVLDEVQPAGKKRMSGADFVRGYRIEVGERFG is encoded by the coding sequence ATGAGGGTGGTGTTTATGGGTACGCCCGATTTTGCAGTGCCGTCGCTTGCGGGTGTGGCTCAAAGCGGTCATGATCTTGTGGGCGTGGTGACGCGGCCAGATAGGCCACGCGGTCGGGGTCAAAAGATGCAACCAACCGATGTGAAGGCTGTGGTTGCGTCGCTGGGGTTAGATGTGCCGGTTTTGCAGCCCGAGTCGCTCAGAGATGAGATTTTTCACGCGCAGTTGCAGGCTCTGGAACCAGATTTATTTGCGGTGGTGGCGTTTCTTATTTTGCCGCGTTCTGTGCTGGCGATTCCCAAATTGGGTTCTGTGAATGTCCATCCCTCTCTGTTGCCCAAATACCGCGGGGCGGCGCCTATTCAATGGGCTATTATCAATGGTGAGACCGAGACGGGTGTGACCATTTTTCAATTGTCGCCGCGCGTGGATGCTGGCGATATTTTGATTCGACAAAGGGTAGCGATTGGGGAAGATGAGACAGCGGGCGAACTGTATGAGCGGTTGAAGATGAAGGGCGCTGAGTTGCTCATTCGAGCTATTGATGGGATGGCAGATGGTTCTGTTATTTCCGTGCCGCAGACGGGTGAAGGGGTGAGTCTTGCGCCAAAATTAGAGAAGGAAGATGGCGAGCTTGACTGGGCAAAAGGTGCGGAAGATATTCGCAATCTCATTCGGGGAACCAATCCTTTTCCGGGGGCGTTTACACTCTGGCGCAATAAATTGCTGAAGGTTCACCGAGCAACGGTTGACACGGGACAGGGAGAAGCGGGTATCGTGATTGGTGCAGATGGGAAACGCGGACTTGTTGTGGGGACGGGCGAAGGGGTTCTCGTGCTGGACGAAGTGCAGCCGGCAGGTAAAAAGCGCATGTCTGGTGCTGATTTTGTGCGGGGATATCGCATTGAGGTCGGGGAGAGATTCGGTTAA
- a CDS encoding zinc metallopeptidase, which translates to MVMLEGLMVMFVGIAITLWAQFKVKRTFRKYDEFVARSGATADQVARDILRRGGLPVGVEPVHGHLTDHYDPRDRMLRLSESVYGNRSLAAIGVAAHEAGHAFQHAQGYVPLSLRTSLVPVANIGSKLAWVFLIAGFLFSWFELIFLGIVFFSAAVVFSIVTLPVEFNASSRAIQILADGGYLTSEEIPASRKVLNAAALTYVASALVAILELLRLLWMSGLLGGSDE; encoded by the coding sequence ATGGTCATGCTGGAAGGTTTGATGGTGATGTTTGTGGGAATAGCTATTACGCTGTGGGCGCAATTCAAGGTGAAGCGCACGTTTCGCAAATACGATGAATTTGTTGCGCGGAGCGGTGCGACTGCGGATCAGGTTGCGCGAGATATTTTGCGTCGAGGCGGTTTGCCCGTGGGCGTGGAGCCTGTGCATGGGCATTTGACAGATCACTACGATCCGAGAGATCGCATGTTGCGTCTGTCGGAAAGTGTGTACGGGAATCGCTCCTTAGCCGCGATTGGCGTGGCTGCTCACGAAGCCGGGCATGCGTTTCAACACGCGCAGGGGTATGTTCCACTGTCTCTTCGGACGAGTCTGGTTCCAGTTGCAAATATTGGGTCGAAGCTGGCGTGGGTTTTTCTTATTGCCGGGTTTCTTTTTAGCTGGTTTGAGCTCATTTTTTTGGGCATTGTATTCTTTTCTGCGGCTGTGGTTTTCAGTATTGTTACCCTGCCGGTTGAATTTAATGCGAGCAGTCGGGCCATTCAGATTTTGGCCGATGGCGGATATCTGACGTCTGAGGAGATTCCCGCTTCAAGGAAGGTTTTGAATGCTGCTGCGCTGACTTATGTTGCCTCAGCACTGGTGGCGATTTTGGAGTTGTTGCGCCTGTTGTGGATGTCGGGCTTGCTGGGTGGCTCGGATGAGTAG
- a CDS encoding sugar kinase, producing the protein MYDVVTFGEAMIRLSSPEYRRLENASKLDVEIGGGEYNVAVGCAHLGLKAAWVSRLVDNWTGWIIRNKGREHGVDMSNILWTDFDGVGLERNGFYHMEVGVGPRASAVTYDRGHTAIMNIEPGMVDWASIFEGSKWFHVSGITPALSEGAAEATVEALVAARDAGVTTSFDLNFRSKLWSAEQAQETIAKCIPHVQVLIGNEEDFEKTMGLKAEGTSGDYDALDPESYKDVARKAISQYPNVTLVGTTLRVAKTGLLNDWRTLLYDGSEFYFSRIYEDLEMVDRVGGGDNFSAGIIAGVLEGNPAQDIVNFAGAYSALAHTFPGDVNWATREEAESAMKGESARIRR; encoded by the coding sequence ATGTACGATGTCGTGACTTTTGGCGAGGCGATGATTCGGTTGTCTTCGCCAGAATACCGCCGATTGGAGAATGCGAGTAAACTCGATGTCGAGATCGGTGGGGGGGAATACAATGTCGCGGTCGGTTGCGCGCATTTAGGATTGAAGGCGGCGTGGGTGTCCCGGTTGGTTGATAATTGGACGGGTTGGATTATTCGCAATAAGGGGCGTGAGCACGGGGTGGATATGTCCAATATTTTGTGGACGGATTTTGATGGCGTGGGGCTTGAGCGCAATGGATTTTATCATATGGAGGTGGGTGTGGGGCCGCGTGCGAGTGCGGTGACGTATGACAGAGGCCATACCGCGATTATGAATATCGAGCCAGGGATGGTGGATTGGGCATCTATTTTTGAAGGGAGCAAGTGGTTTCACGTCAGTGGGATTACGCCCGCGTTGTCCGAAGGTGCGGCAGAGGCTACAGTAGAGGCACTGGTAGCAGCCCGCGATGCAGGCGTGACCACGAGTTTTGATCTCAATTTCAGGTCCAAATTGTGGAGCGCAGAACAAGCACAGGAGACGATTGCAAAGTGTATTCCACACGTGCAGGTGCTTATCGGCAATGAAGAGGATTTTGAAAAGACGATGGGGCTTAAAGCCGAGGGCACGTCGGGCGATTACGACGCACTGGATCCGGAGAGCTATAAAGATGTCGCTCGGAAGGCCATATCGCAATATCCCAATGTGACGCTTGTGGGCACAACTCTGCGCGTTGCGAAGACCGGATTGCTGAATGACTGGCGTACGCTGCTTTACGATGGTAGTGAGTTTTATTTTTCGCGCATTTATGAAGATTTGGAGATGGTGGATCGCGTGGGTGGTGGCGATAATTTTTCAGCGGGTATTATTGCCGGGGTGCTCGAGGGCAATCCCGCTCAGGATATCGTGAATTTTGCAGGGGCTTATTCGGCGCTGGCACATACGTTCCCGGGGGATGTGAACTGGGCTACGCGCGAGGAAGCCGAGAGTGCGATGAAGGGTGAGAGTGCGCGGATTAGACGATAG
- a CDS encoding bifunctional 4-hydroxy-2-oxoglutarate aldolase/2-dehydro-3-deoxy-phosphogluconate aldolase, producing MSSTVDRIIDCGVVAVLRADNPSQLMDVSKALREGGVVAIEVTMTVPGALKVIEEASAKMEDTIIGVGSVLDPETARAAILSGAEYVVSPILNTAVIEMSKRYGKAVMPAGFTPTEILTAWQAGADVVKVFPAGVGGPSYFKDILGPLPQVKLMPTGGVDANTTPEFIKNGAVAVGAGSAMVDKTAVDNKDWVSLTATAKSFVDAVAQARAEK from the coding sequence ATGTCCAGTACTGTAGATCGCATTATTGATTGTGGTGTGGTTGCCGTGTTGCGGGCAGATAATCCGTCGCAGTTGATGGATGTGTCAAAAGCGCTGCGCGAGGGCGGTGTGGTGGCGATTGAGGTGACGATGACGGTGCCGGGTGCGCTGAAGGTGATTGAAGAAGCGTCGGCAAAGATGGAAGATACGATTATTGGGGTGGGGTCTGTGCTCGATCCAGAGACGGCGCGGGCAGCGATTCTGTCCGGCGCAGAATATGTGGTGAGTCCCATTTTGAATACGGCGGTGATCGAAATGAGCAAACGGTATGGCAAGGCCGTGATGCCCGCCGGGTTTACGCCTACAGAAATTTTGACGGCCTGGCAAGCAGGCGCCGATGTGGTCAAGGTGTTTCCCGCTGGCGTGGGGGGACCGTCTTATTTTAAGGATATTCTGGGTCCTTTGCCGCAGGTGAAGCTCATGCCCACGGGTGGGGTAGATGCCAATACAACGCCCGAGTTTATCAAAAATGGCGCGGTGGCTGTGGGGGCTGGCAGTGCAATGGTCGATAAGACGGCTGTGGATAATAAAGATTGGGTATCTTTGACGGCAACGGCAAAATCTTTTGTCGATGCTGTGGCGCAGGCGCGAGCGGAAAAATGA
- a CDS encoding ROK family protein gives MSLTIGIDLGGTNTRAGLVTASGEIVGRARGPTQLHLGAEGVVDGIAECAAAAARDGGISLAEVQGVGVGAPGPLDPFEGVIISPENLQCMHGVRLKDRLEALLGLGVVVDNDANLAAYGEQWLGSGRGVDHFLCVTLGTGVGGGWISEGRVMHGFNGNAAEVGHITVDHNGPRCPCGNFGCLEMYASATAMVRRTLERLEGEKPETSLKVEGLTTQVIFEAAEAGDDFAMEMFEETGFFLGVGLVSLVNVLNVDRVALTGGLAQAGDWIFDPAMRTFWDRGTVGVKEHVQIVSAELGDDAGILGAARHAQA, from the coding sequence ATGAGTTTGACGATTGGCATAGATTTAGGGGGCACCAATACGCGCGCTGGGCTTGTGACGGCGTCTGGTGAAATTGTGGGTAGAGCGCGAGGACCGACGCAGTTGCACCTGGGAGCCGAAGGTGTGGTAGATGGCATTGCCGAATGTGCGGCTGCGGCTGCGCGGGATGGCGGGATTTCACTGGCGGAAGTACAGGGTGTAGGGGTTGGCGCGCCCGGTCCCTTAGATCCGTTTGAAGGCGTGATCATATCGCCCGAGAATTTACAGTGTATGCACGGTGTGCGATTAAAGGATCGCCTGGAGGCATTGCTCGGTCTGGGCGTGGTGGTGGATAATGATGCAAATTTAGCGGCTTATGGCGAGCAATGGCTGGGATCTGGTCGAGGTGTTGATCACTTTTTGTGCGTGACTCTGGGTACAGGAGTTGGCGGTGGATGGATCAGCGAGGGACGGGTTATGCACGGGTTTAATGGCAATGCGGCCGAGGTGGGGCATATTACAGTGGATCACAATGGACCGCGCTGTCCGTGTGGCAATTTTGGGTGTTTGGAGATGTATGCATCGGCCACGGCTATGGTGCGCCGCACGCTGGAAAGACTTGAAGGGGAAAAGCCGGAGACGTCTTTGAAAGTCGAGGGTTTGACCACACAGGTTATTTTTGAAGCGGCAGAGGCGGGTGACGATTTTGCGATGGAGATGTTTGAGGAGACGGGGTTTTTCCTCGGTGTGGGGCTGGTGAGTCTGGTGAATGTATTGAATGTAGATCGCGTTGCACTAACGGGCGGACTGGCGCAGGCGGGTGATTGGATTTTTGATCCGGCAATGCGAACTTTTTGGGATCGCGGTACTGTTGGTGTAAAAGAACACGTGCAGATTGTTTCTGCTGAATTGGGCGATGACGCGGGGATTTTAGGTGCGGCCAGACACGCGCAGGCGTAA
- a CDS encoding ribonuclease activity regulator RraA, whose product MSLEPIQTPDIERPPKALIDALSHIGSATASGELFKLGIRNAQILGPLPRTPGKSICGPALTLQFMPKREDLHSSGEYQGPERQLHRHVLYHTQPGDVVVVDARGDMNSGVFGEMMLTYFCGQGGQGAIVDGCIRDFPHARELNLGLWLKGTTPNFHAQTNIFPHAVNVPIACGDTLVMPGDIIIADDDGAVVVPIKLAPELAEKATEHAEWEVFSRMKLAEGGDLRKYYPLTDEARVEYEAWKAEQGET is encoded by the coding sequence ATGAGTCTGGAACCCATTCAAACACCGGACATAGAACGTCCACCAAAAGCATTGATCGATGCATTATCACATATTGGCAGCGCCACAGCCAGTGGAGAATTATTCAAGCTGGGCATTCGCAATGCCCAGATCTTGGGACCCCTCCCCCGAACACCGGGCAAATCAATTTGTGGCCCGGCACTGACGCTACAATTCATGCCCAAACGTGAAGATTTGCATTCATCGGGCGAATATCAGGGACCAGAAAGACAACTGCATCGCCATGTGCTGTATCACACACAACCTGGCGATGTAGTCGTAGTCGATGCCCGGGGCGACATGAACAGTGGCGTCTTTGGCGAGATGATGCTGACCTATTTTTGCGGTCAGGGCGGTCAAGGTGCGATTGTCGATGGTTGTATTCGCGATTTTCCCCACGCCAGGGAATTAAACCTCGGCTTATGGCTTAAAGGAACAACGCCCAATTTTCACGCACAAACCAACATCTTCCCCCACGCCGTGAATGTCCCGATAGCGTGTGGTGACACGCTTGTAATGCCCGGTGATATTATTATCGCCGACGACGATGGCGCCGTGGTAGTACCGATTAAACTCGCGCCTGAATTGGCAGAGAAAGCGACCGAACACGCCGAATGGGAAGTCTTTAGCCGAATGAAACTCGCCGAAGGTGGCGACCTGCGAAAATATTATCCCCTGACAGATGAAGCACGGGTTGAATATGAAGCGTGGAAAGCGGAACAAGGAGAGACGTAA